CCTCCTGTTAAGCGGGGCCATTCATTTCACTGGATGTTTGGCCACCCAGACATTAAGAATGTTGACTCTGTTTGGCCTGCAGTGCATCAGTGCGAGCAGTTACTTTCGCCATCAGCGCCGCTACACCATCCCTGTAATCGTTCAGGCCTGGCAAAACGATCAAGCGAAGAATTTTAGTGACCTACGGGCAATGGATGGCGGGCTAGCTCTTGCTGGTGACTGCAGGTAAACCAGTGTGAGAGCTCATAGACCAGTTGcacattttgattttttatttgttatcatgTAGGGTGGCTTTAGTTGGCATTTGCAGATGACATGGTGGATTGTCTTTACAGACCTTGGTTATTAAAAACTTGAAAcctaattcaaatttgtaattaattcCAGGTCAGATTCTCCTGGGCACTGCGCGAAGTATGGATCCTACTCTCTGATCGAGGACAGAGTGAACAAGGTGGTGGATGTTCAGCTTGTTCAGGTAAACCTGATGTTATTAGACAAAGAAATGAACTCTGCAATTTAGTAAActgattgtatattaatataacatcTTTCCACTAGTACAACGATGCTTAGAGTTTTGTGTATTGCCTAACTAGAGTACAGTGTATCGTAATGCTTGGACCAGCAACGCGTCGGTTCATTCACGCCTCCTTCAACAACACCAGCATTTTACACTTACACAGTTATGTCATGTTGCAGAGCTCAGAGGTCCCCAACAGCTCATGGTGTGAGCTTGAAGGGCTCAAGCGCAGTGTTGGACTGCTGAGGGGAAAGGACCTGCATTTAGCAACGCTGATCACGGACCGTCATCGCCaggtatttacaataaaaatgcagtATAGAATGTAAACATCTGAATTGCACTGAAGCTGGATGTTTGTGGTTTGCTGATACACGGAGGGCCACACAGGTCAATCATCcacaaaagtttgtttatttctccTTAGGTTGCCAAATGGGTGAGAGAGGAGCTGAGCCCTGAAGGGTCACGGCATTATTTTGATGTGTGGCACATTGCCAAAAGTATGTATCCATTGTTGGAACCTTGAAGCAGTTTTTGTTAGTGCATATCAATTAATACCATTTGTTCTAAAACAGGTCTGGGGAAGGCATTGGATGCAGCTTCAAAAGAGTGTGACCAACTACAGCTGTGGAGGCCTGCTATAGTGAATCACCTCTATTGGACTGCAGCCTCAACCCCAGACGGCAACCCAGCAGTCATGGAGGCTAAATGGAAAAGTTTagtcaaccacatccaggacatcCATGACCATGACACCCCTGCTTTCTCCAGTTGTGCCCATGGCCCTCTAGACGGGGATCAGCGCAACAAAGAGTGGCTGGACCCAGGTACAGTATACACAGCATGTGGTATTATGTACACTCTACAGTTTTGTTGTATTTGCTGTCTGAGTGCTTTGACATGTGACctatgatgattaaattattttttcattcccTGGCAATCTCATAACATTCTGTTTACTGTTTATGTTTGCTATAATTCATATGCAGGACCATTTCAtgtgtttccattaaaaaaaaaaattttgtctgAATCTATCTTGTCTATTTATACgttttccatctgtgtgtctgtctgcctccctgtcttGGTCTTTGCAGGCTCATTGGCAGCAGTAAAGCTGGAGAACATAATCACGAGGACTGCCTTACTGAAAGATGTTCGACAGCTGTCTCCACAGCATCAGACATTCTCCCTTGAGGCTTACCGCTCCCTCATCTTGCACTTCGCACCCAAGCACACAGGGTTTTCATACGTTGGGATGTATAGCAGGTCAGTGCTATCCAAGGAATAATACAGCCAATTATTATGCcttttatagtaataatagtacCTATTATCATGcctattgtagtaaaaaaaaaatctcaaatgtgttattttgtaggCTTCTCTTAGCGGCGCTGCATTACAATCACAATTCCAACCGCGAGACAGCGCGGAAAAGTGATGGGATGGAGAAGTACTGCGTGCGCTTCAGAAAAGGTGCCCATGTGGTGCGTCCCATCAAAGAGGCAGCCTCATGCGGTAAGCAGTGTCATGCAGTTCTATCATATTTTGAGATGGCTCACGAGACATCTGTGATCAGTGGCAATGATCtttattcagtattattattattatatctgcagGTTATGCAACATCATTGATGAAGGCCCTTCAGGAAAGCTACACCCATTCACCTGCAGCTCTTCGAGAGGTTAGCGCTAATTTGTCCTCCGATGCACCCGCCCCATCGCTAAATCCTTTGAACAGGTTCCTAAGGAGGAGGCCGTCAGCCTCTTCCTAGCCCGGCAGTCACGCTACAAGAGAACCTAaattctcattattattattattttttccacagACAAGTCCAATGATTTAGTTGtaagtatttattttagttgttatttatcttctttccttctgtccctgtcatctcatttggtggtggtttcctgtattctgcatgttttgtgtgttgttgctttGGTTTTACTTTGCACTAAATCATTACTTTTTTCGTCTTTGTAAGTGGCATTAATTGTCGCTGTACCCCATTCAAGGGGTCCTGCATGCTGCATGTCTGCTCCTCTGTCTGTTATTtgcatgaaatttgttttatgtaattcaaaataatttaccaatcattttacCTGTGCCTTGTCAACCTCTGTGTGCGGTGTTGTCTGGGTTCACTGTGTGTCAGCTTGATATGCTTTTGCATGTATcactgcatatgcattcatgaaagagtgtgagtgtgtgtgagtgactgtgtgtgactgtgtgtgagtaagtgagtgtgagtgagtgcgagaacCATCAGTTGACCCTCAGGTAAGACCACACTTTTGCAGGCAAAAGAAACAATGTGCAAAGGTTTCAGGTCTAGCCCTTCATCAGTgggcttttttttatatagatttgtttacttgaaacctgtgtctttgttcagtaatCCTTGTCCTTGTTCAGTAAATGTTTAGTAACCCTTACAAGCAATGCCAATAAACagttttttcttattaaaattcatgtgttctgtgtactttataacattttaagggcaattgggcgatcacaacagaataaacaattatttttattcattctcatCCAAACGAGGCCATTGAAAGCTCTGATAGGTTTGGTCACCACTTTGGAAGTTTTGTCTGATGGTTGAAACCACACAAGAGGGTAGAGGCTTCCTTATACTCCTCCCTAAAACTCCATAAGTCCAGCGTATAGCCTGCCTGTACGCAGTGTACCGGTATTGCCTAGGAATAAGTAGGAAAGATTCTTAAGTTTTAAACTCTGTAAGTAGGTTGGAAACGTCATTTGAAGCCTGTCTCttatgcatgtttgtgcatgcaaCACATCTCCTGTCACCTATTGCTGTTGTTCAAAGGACTCAGTGTAAAAACATTGGTAAAGTAAACATAAACCATGCACATACTCATGCGTGCTGGCTTGAAGGGGACCATGATCCTGTCTGAAGTGTGAATATGCTATTTGTAGCACAAACGGATTCAGGCAGCATGCCTCAAATCCAGGATGCTGCGTTAGGCAC
The Xyrauchen texanus isolate HMW12.3.18 chromosome 14, RBS_HiC_50CHRs, whole genome shotgun sequence genome window above contains:
- the LOC127654552 gene encoding uncharacterized protein LOC127654552, producing the protein MGLFVICPACCERSDSSIVQQEGTFLKIKQVCASCGYHRFWQNQPMLHRNMPTCNLLLSGAIHFTGCLATQTLRMLTLFGLQCISASSYFRHQRRYTIPVIVQAWQNDQAKNFSDLRAMDGGLALAGDCRSDSPGHCAKYGSYSLIEDRVNKVVDVQLVQSSEVPNSSWCELEGLKRSVGLLRGKDLHLATLITDRHRQVAKWVREELSPEGSRHYFDVWHIAKSLGKALDAASKECDQLQLWRPAIVNHLYWTAASTPDGNPAVMEAKWKSLVNHIQDIHDHDTPAFSSCAHGPLDGDQRNKEWLDPGSLAAVKLENIITRTALLKDVRQLSPQHQTFSLEAYRSLILHFAPKHTGFSYVGMYSRLLLAALHYNHNSNRETARKSDGMEKYCVRFRKGAHVVRPIKEAASCDICDQWQ